One segment of Thermosulfurimonas sp. F29 DNA contains the following:
- a CDS encoding sigma factor, whose translation MTENLTSEERRLRTRQLLTDYFRLKRAILRRVLLNHPETFRETFEAFLLRFRGTTLPGNRKKSLRTVETQWRELVREAREVRNAATWRRALARRNRLAGTLIELGFPLEDLKPFMTPAEWNEGRRLRNAIFELNLPLARHVLSRWKQVFPHEETEDLQQVAAEALLKAIDHVVPSKAHKFATYVFRAVWTALKRFQEIETRHVENRVSPDLRAARLRDSGLDEEDACLLSDVEHLSDRRDGDPEHRLIIREILEEKISETRCPVAQKSRSQQRSSRGSTVSLGQGF comes from the coding sequence ATGACCGAAAACCTGACCTCCGAAGAGCGTCGCCTTCGCACCCGACAACTTCTTACGGATTACTTCCGCCTCAAGCGAGCCATACTGCGCCGGGTTCTCCTCAATCATCCTGAGACCTTCAGGGAGACCTTCGAAGCTTTCCTGCTCCGGTTCCGAGGAACCACACTTCCGGGAAACCGTAAAAAATCCCTTCGAACCGTGGAAACCCAATGGCGGGAACTCGTACGGGAAGCGCGGGAAGTCCGAAATGCGGCAACCTGGCGTCGAGCACTTGCCCGTCGCAACCGACTGGCCGGAACCCTGATCGAGCTGGGTTTCCCGCTGGAAGACCTCAAACCCTTCATGACTCCGGCCGAGTGGAACGAAGGCCGTCGTCTCCGCAACGCCATCTTCGAACTCAATCTGCCTCTTGCACGTCACGTTTTGAGTCGCTGGAAACAGGTTTTCCCCCACGAAGAAACCGAAGACCTGCAACAGGTGGCCGCGGAAGCGCTCCTCAAAGCCATCGATCACGTGGTCCCCAGCAAAGCCCACAAGTTCGCAACATACGTCTTCAGAGCCGTCTGGACGGCTCTGAAACGCTTCCAAGAGATCGAAACCCGCCATGTCGAAAACCGGGTTTCCCCAGACCTCCGTGCCGCTCGCCTCAGAGATTCCGGGCTCGACGAGGAAGACGCCTGCCTGCTGTCGGACGTGGAGCATCTGTCCGATCGGCGCGACGGCGATCCCGAACACCGGCTCATCATCCGAGAAATCCTGGAGGAAAAAATCTCCGAAACACGCTGCCCGGTCGCTCAGAAGTCCAGATCGCAGCAGAGGTCGTCCAGGGGATCCACCGTTTCCCTTGGGCAGGGTTTCTGA
- a CDS encoding type IV pilus twitching motility protein PilT: MSEGPRRVLPFVLRPETFGEDLFRVFEETDASDLHVQPGHPPMLRIEGVLTPLGDRPVTADLCRRLLVDYLLKRESDVLFRLQEGVEADFSVELPVAGTRRRFRVNAALAGRNLFITVRRLKAIEFSPSDLGLPEDFLRLVENVRAGVIFVAGPTGSGKSTTLAAVLRHLLARRPIRAITLEDPIEYEIPSGMGLISQREVGWDTRSFRDGLRAAMRQDPDVIMVGEVRDAETALALLAAAETGHLVLATAHASTADGVMERLEGFFDVRDRQAVRERLIEVWRGALAQTLVPTRWGRRVLAWEFLEVDRGARDDLWSEDRRRVRERMRWKRRRMADCLARFVAAGFLTAEIARSCVNVPDEWDDDLNSYLEDLRREGFRMEPPRILREKPPQKPCPRETVDPLDDLCCDLDF, from the coding sequence GTGAGTGAGGGACCCCGGCGCGTGTTGCCTTTCGTTCTGCGGCCTGAGACGTTCGGGGAGGACCTGTTTCGGGTTTTCGAGGAGACGGATGCCAGCGATTTGCATGTGCAACCGGGGCATCCCCCCATGCTTCGCATTGAGGGTGTCTTGACGCCTTTGGGGGATCGTCCGGTGACGGCGGATCTGTGTCGGCGGTTGCTGGTGGACTATCTTCTCAAGCGCGAATCGGACGTGCTGTTTCGGTTGCAGGAGGGAGTGGAGGCGGATTTTTCGGTGGAGTTGCCGGTGGCGGGGACGCGGAGGCGGTTTCGGGTTAACGCGGCGTTGGCGGGACGCAATCTTTTCATTACCGTGCGGCGCTTGAAGGCCATTGAGTTCAGTCCATCGGATTTGGGGTTGCCTGAAGACTTTCTCAGGCTGGTGGAAAACGTACGCGCCGGGGTGATTTTTGTGGCCGGTCCCACCGGTTCGGGAAAGTCCACGACGCTGGCCGCGGTTTTGCGTCACCTGCTGGCTCGGCGGCCCATTCGGGCGATCACCCTTGAGGACCCCATAGAGTACGAGATCCCTTCAGGGATGGGGTTGATCAGCCAGAGGGAGGTGGGGTGGGACACGCGGAGTTTTCGGGACGGTTTACGGGCGGCCATGCGGCAGGACCCGGACGTGATCATGGTGGGCGAGGTGCGGGATGCGGAAACGGCTCTGGCTTTGCTGGCCGCCGCGGAGACGGGGCATCTGGTTCTGGCCACGGCGCACGCTTCCACGGCGGACGGCGTGATGGAGCGTTTGGAGGGTTTTTTCGACGTGAGAGACCGGCAAGCGGTGCGGGAAAGGTTGATCGAGGTGTGGCGGGGTGCTCTGGCGCAGACTCTGGTGCCCACCCGGTGGGGACGTCGGGTGCTGGCCTGGGAGTTTCTCGAAGTGGACCGGGGAGCGCGCGACGATCTGTGGTCGGAGGATCGCCGCAGGGTGCGGGAGCGGATGAGGTGGAAGCGCAGGCGCATGGCGGATTGCCTGGCCCGCTTCGTGGCCGCCGGGTTTCTAACGGCCGAGATCGCCCGGTCGTGCGTCAACGTGCCCGACGAGTGGGATGATGATCTGAACTCTTATCTGGAGGATCTTCGTCGGGAAGGGTTCCGCATGGAACCTCCCCGCATCCTGAGGGAGAAACCTCCTCAGAAACCCTGCCCAAGGGAAACGGTGGATCCCCTGGACGACCTCTGCTGCGATCTGGACTTCTGA
- a CDS encoding lytic transglycosylase domain-containing protein produces the protein MLAGDERLGDVFARAVMDHVRFSRWKSVRFWGALAAAICKVESDWNPRAVSPAGAVGLMQIHFPYWGPRLGLKSPEELMDPYLNLRLGMFILEEALRRRRNIRLALCDYLGAQRYSYAARVLEEAFRANLIFDGEKDLV, from the coding sequence ATGTTGGCGGGAGATGAGCGGTTGGGGGATGTTTTTGCGCGGGCGGTGATGGATCATGTGCGTTTCAGTCGGTGGAAGAGTGTGCGGTTTTGGGGGGCGCTGGCGGCGGCGATTTGCAAGGTGGAGAGCGACTGGAACCCGCGGGCGGTTTCCCCGGCGGGTGCCGTGGGGCTTATGCAGATTCACTTTCCGTACTGGGGACCGCGGTTGGGACTGAAAAGTCCCGAAGAGCTGATGGATCCGTATCTCAATCTGCGTTTGGGGATGTTCATCCTGGAGGAGGCCCTGCGGCGAAGACGCAACATACGGTTGGCCCTTTGTGACTACTTGGGCGCACAGCGGTACTCGTACGCGGCCCGCGTGCTGGAGGAAGCCTTCCGGGCGAACCTCATTTTCGATGGCGAGAAGGATCTCGTTTGA
- a CDS encoding type IV pilus twitching motility protein PilT, which translates to MTENELHERRDSTFEVPAETAAVLRLLDACVRSLDVSDVHLTVPLGRPWEPRLYVRGGGEFRAVSGKESGANDPEHPSEVLAEVERWRTDLVRGLLGLLDANGRMDFKSTGAKDFALVTSGGTRFRGNLYLARGRQELCAAFRRLREAVESPQKLGLPEFFLDFVHFSHGLVLVTGPTGSGKSTTLAMLLSHALRVRPGHYVTIEDPIEYLFHGNEQAEVHQREVGRDTSGFAEALRAVLRQDPDVIMVGEMRDLETMRLALHAAETGHLVFSTLHTNTAVETVERIVSVFPGGEQGLIRAMLASCLRVVICQRLLPRADGRGVVPAYEVMVVTGGIANNIREGRFGQLRSAMETARAADPRVIFFEECVRRLQAEGIVKVQNAVEGVNHA; encoded by the coding sequence ATGACGGAAAATGAACTGCACGAGAGGAGGGATTCAACGTTTGAGGTCCCGGCGGAGACGGCTGCGGTGTTGCGGCTGTTGGATGCATGCGTGCGCAGCCTGGACGTATCGGACGTGCATCTTACGGTTCCGCTTGGTCGTCCCTGGGAGCCGCGGCTTTACGTACGCGGCGGTGGCGAGTTTCGTGCGGTTTCCGGGAAGGAATCTGGAGCGAACGATCCGGAGCATCCTTCGGAGGTGCTGGCGGAGGTTGAACGGTGGCGGACGGACCTAGTGCGGGGGTTGCTCGGTTTGCTTGACGCCAACGGACGCATGGATTTCAAGAGCACGGGTGCCAAGGATTTCGCTTTAGTGACGTCCGGAGGGACCCGGTTCCGGGGGAACCTGTATCTGGCCCGCGGGCGGCAGGAGCTGTGTGCGGCCTTCAGGCGTTTGAGGGAAGCGGTGGAATCCCCGCAGAAGCTGGGGTTGCCGGAGTTTTTTCTGGATTTCGTGCATTTCTCGCACGGTCTGGTGCTGGTGACGGGGCCGACCGGATCGGGCAAGTCCACCACCCTGGCCATGTTGCTGTCGCACGCCCTGCGGGTCCGTCCGGGTCACTATGTCACCATCGAGGATCCCATCGAGTACCTGTTTCACGGGAACGAACAGGCGGAGGTGCATCAGCGGGAGGTGGGGCGGGATACTTCGGGGTTTGCGGAGGCGTTGCGCGCGGTGCTTCGGCAGGACCCGGACGTGATCATGGTGGGGGAGATGCGGGATCTGGAGACCATGCGGTTGGCTTTGCACGCGGCGGAGACCGGTCACCTGGTGTTTTCCACGCTACACACGAACACGGCGGTCGAAACGGTTGAGCGGATCGTGTCGGTGTTTCCCGGAGGGGAGCAGGGGTTGATTCGGGCCATGCTGGCTTCCTGTTTGAGGGTGGTGATTTGTCAGAGGCTGTTGCCGAGAGCGGACGGGCGCGGGGTGGTTCCGGCGTATGAGGTGATGGTGGTCACGGGCGGCATTGCGAACAACATACGGGAGGGACGGTTCGGGCAACTGCGTTCGGCCATGGAGACGGCGCGGGCTGCGGATCCGCGGGTGATTTTCTTCGAGGAATGCGTGCGCAGGCTTCAAGCGGAGGGAATCGTGAAAGTACAAAACGCTGTCGAGGGGGTCAATCATGCGTAA
- a CDS encoding DNA topoisomerase, with protein MRGRGRLVVIVEAFGKIAVARRVFREVFGDREVVVLATGGALYDLPGNRLGISENGEPEWTPVSRRRLGFLARALQRTEAGDLILVVTDADRMGELTAMHVWDLARRVGARGEMRRVRASVLEERAVQRACERMVEEPDRHRAEAETLRRLVDRLIGWEFSRRAAAELIRYGWRREWGHPAVGRVKMAFLDLLDGLRRGDVEGSKLLVAARGFAGAVGAVVRLDGQGWGRMRVLGVDRVRRAQGTKLARFLGSTGRRAGVRQALRSYRSLQRLYEKGLASYPRTRSEEFSPEGVETIKAVAVFEGLLPAEAVPREDGFAHEGLRPAMALAVDDVARLLKAEAETEEKKKEEKKEEMSELIAAYERLYRMFVERAVWGERRYEVEITWSDGSRERTTIALDGSEENRRFEEVLTRAIREDRDIEVWAGGALILSKDAGWVFEDFMRLVDERGVGAPSTYVPILASLCEKGYVSEDRFEVREPGTVLLEWVRDREPWLGMNLSAHLERMLEEYEEGRLGLAEMVETLREGSRGRLDVQRLPKASERLRLSPVGI; from the coding sequence GTGAGGGGTCGGGGTCGTTTGGTGGTAATAGTTGAGGCTTTCGGGAAGATTGCCGTAGCGCGTCGGGTGTTTCGGGAGGTTTTCGGGGACCGCGAGGTTGTGGTCCTGGCTACGGGGGGTGCTCTTTACGATCTTCCCGGAAACCGGTTGGGGATCAGTGAGAACGGGGAGCCGGAGTGGACGCCGGTGTCAAGGCGGCGGTTGGGGTTTCTGGCCAGGGCGTTGCAGCGAACCGAGGCGGGCGACTTGATCCTGGTGGTCACGGATGCGGATCGCATGGGGGAGCTGACGGCGATGCACGTGTGGGATCTGGCGAGGAGAGTCGGGGCACGAGGGGAAATGCGGCGCGTGCGTGCGAGCGTTTTGGAGGAGAGAGCGGTGCAGCGGGCCTGTGAACGCATGGTGGAGGAACCGGATCGCCACCGGGCGGAGGCGGAAACCTTGCGTCGGTTGGTGGATCGTTTGATTGGTTGGGAGTTTTCCAGGCGGGCTGCGGCGGAGTTGATTCGGTACGGTTGGCGCAGGGAATGGGGGCATCCCGCGGTGGGACGGGTGAAGATGGCGTTTCTGGATCTGCTGGACGGTTTGCGTCGGGGGGACGTTGAGGGGTCGAAGCTGCTCGTGGCGGCGCGGGGGTTTGCGGGCGCGGTCGGTGCGGTTGTTCGCTTGGACGGACAGGGATGGGGGCGCATGCGGGTGTTGGGTGTGGACCGCGTTCGTAGGGCACAGGGCACGAAGCTGGCCCGATTTCTGGGAAGCACGGGCAGGCGAGCGGGTGTGCGGCAGGCTTTGAGGTCTTACCGGAGCCTGCAGCGGCTGTACGAGAAGGGGTTGGCTTCGTATCCTCGCACGCGCAGTGAGGAGTTTTCCCCCGAAGGGGTGGAAACGATCAAGGCGGTGGCGGTGTTCGAGGGGTTGTTGCCTGCGGAAGCGGTTCCCCGCGAGGACGGATTCGCGCACGAAGGGTTGCGTCCGGCGATGGCGCTGGCCGTGGACGATGTGGCCAGGCTTCTCAAGGCCGAGGCGGAAACGGAAGAAAAGAAGAAGGAAGAGAAGAAGGAAGAAATGTCTGAGCTGATTGCGGCGTATGAACGGTTGTATCGGATGTTCGTGGAGAGGGCGGTGTGGGGGGAGCGGCGGTACGAGGTGGAGATCACATGGTCGGACGGTTCGCGGGAGAGGACGACGATTGCGCTGGACGGATCCGAGGAGAACCGGCGGTTTGAGGAGGTTTTGACGCGGGCGATCCGGGAGGACAGGGATATTGAGGTGTGGGCGGGAGGGGCGTTGATTCTATCGAAGGATGCCGGGTGGGTGTTTGAGGATTTTATGAGGCTTGTGGACGAGAGGGGTGTGGGAGCGCCTTCGACGTATGTTCCGATTCTTGCGAGTCTCTGTGAAAAGGGATACGTGAGCGAGGACCGATTCGAGGTGCGGGAGCCGGGGACGGTTTTGCTGGAGTGGGTGCGGGACCGGGAACCCTGGCTGGGGATGAACCTCTCGGCGCACCTGGAGAGGATGCTTGAGGAGTATGAAGAAGGTCGGCTCGGATTGGCGGAGATGGTGGAGACTCTGCGCGAGGGGAGCCGGGGTCGCCTTGACGTGCAACGCCTGCCGAAGGCCTCCGAGCGTTTGCGTCTCTCTCCCGTCGGCATCTGA
- a CDS encoding thioredoxin fold domain-containing protein has product MKKPLKKTTIGATLGILFTGATLLVPGQPFAAGTCPTKAKVRTILKDLPPEVSIVTVRPVPSLPHWCGVYLRSPMGDLEPLYLHTKHPNVIAEGTFINTDTQLPLDFEIRLALQKLSPADLEKLKSLTAFKIGDPQKPTVYLIVDPDCPFCHALENSLDSAIREGRLHVAVILFPLPIHPQAEDHAVAVAYVARKNPQRAWEMLLERSFDIPETPSQDELDRIRDGLQEIERILSEDLNFQGTPVIVFADGRFWLGGLPVHAVLQAAHNNNKTTRR; this is encoded by the coding sequence ATGAAAAAACCGCTGAAGAAAACTACAATCGGAGCAACCCTGGGTATCCTGTTTACCGGTGCAACCCTGCTGGTTCCCGGTCAGCCGTTCGCCGCCGGAACCTGCCCCACTAAAGCCAAGGTCCGCACGATCCTCAAAGACTTGCCCCCCGAAGTTTCCATCGTCACCGTGCGCCCGGTTCCCTCGCTCCCTCACTGGTGCGGCGTTTACCTGCGTTCGCCCATGGGCGACCTCGAACCCCTTTACCTCCACACGAAACACCCCAACGTGATCGCGGAAGGAACATTCATCAACACCGATACGCAACTGCCCCTGGACTTTGAAATCCGCCTGGCCCTGCAGAAACTGTCCCCCGCCGATCTCGAAAAACTCAAGTCGCTCACCGCCTTCAAAATAGGCGACCCTCAGAAGCCCACGGTTTACCTGATCGTCGATCCCGACTGTCCCTTCTGCCATGCGCTGGAAAACTCCTTGGATTCAGCGATCCGCGAGGGACGTCTGCACGTGGCCGTGATCCTCTTCCCGCTCCCTATACATCCGCAGGCCGAGGACCACGCCGTTGCGGTCGCCTACGTCGCTCGCAAAAACCCCCAACGGGCCTGGGAAATGCTCCTCGAACGCTCGTTCGACATCCCGGAAACCCCATCGCAGGACGAACTCGACCGTATCCGTGACGGCCTCCAGGAAATCGAACGTATCCTGTCGGAAGACCTGAACTTTCAGGGAACACCCGTTATCGTGTTCGCCGACGGACGATTCTGGCTGGGAGGGCTTCCCGTTCACGCCGTTCTTCAAGCCGCCCACAACAACAACAAAACCACGAGGAGGTAG
- a CDS encoding ParM/StbA family protein, which yields MHTVRLTVGLDPGFGLTKAVFRFADRDEPRSLSFPSVLAIVSREDEFAEDGLFLPGELQFEAGETVPLDNGTLCVTGRTAAALPGARQPQDYASWFETAPLLAAAGISRILHGSHRDVALITVVSLPPAVWNNRSDFAAAATKTLKKIVRETRVFCVPQGLGILKTVYTENPDAFADVERLAVIDIGHNTTDVLCFLQPSPGQFRFLRGESLARSGVRAFVTELRSVLARMDARWAEIPFPELEYIAAFRRHRLPSDAIRAALDRYRPALESNLRRLLGEDLFAADAFVLGGGGAALLPADFFASVLGEKSCSTCTPRLIRPREVSPELANAFGQHLLAEELNRKIAQEVHHD from the coding sequence ATGCACACCGTTCGCCTGACCGTCGGTCTGGACCCCGGCTTCGGGTTGACCAAAGCCGTCTTTCGGTTCGCGGACCGGGATGAACCCCGTTCCCTGAGCTTTCCCTCGGTGCTGGCCATTGTTTCCCGTGAGGATGAATTCGCCGAGGACGGTCTGTTTCTCCCCGGCGAACTGCAGTTTGAAGCCGGAGAAACCGTTCCCTTGGACAACGGAACGCTTTGCGTGACGGGACGAACCGCAGCCGCCTTGCCCGGTGCGCGTCAACCCCAGGATTACGCTTCCTGGTTCGAAACCGCGCCGCTTCTAGCCGCAGCCGGGATCTCTCGTATCCTGCATGGCTCCCACCGCGACGTCGCTCTCATCACGGTCGTAAGCCTACCCCCCGCTGTCTGGAACAACCGTTCCGATTTCGCCGCCGCTGCGACGAAAACCCTGAAAAAAATCGTCCGTGAAACACGGGTCTTCTGCGTCCCCCAAGGGTTGGGAATCCTGAAGACCGTTTACACCGAAAACCCGGATGCCTTCGCCGACGTCGAACGATTAGCTGTAATCGACATCGGCCACAACACCACCGATGTGCTCTGTTTTCTGCAGCCCTCTCCCGGTCAGTTCCGATTCCTGCGCGGGGAAAGCCTGGCTCGATCCGGTGTGCGGGCTTTTGTGACCGAACTGCGCTCCGTTCTTGCCCGCATGGACGCGCGCTGGGCGGAGATCCCCTTCCCCGAACTGGAATACATCGCAGCCTTTCGGCGTCATCGCCTTCCCTCCGACGCCATACGCGCAGCCCTGGATCGATATCGCCCCGCCCTGGAGTCCAACCTGCGTCGACTGCTGGGTGAAGACCTCTTTGCCGCTGACGCCTTCGTCCTGGGAGGAGGCGGCGCAGCTCTGCTACCCGCGGACTTCTTCGCCTCCGTTCTCGGCGAAAAATCCTGCTCCACTTGCACCCCACGCCTCATCAGACCCCGCGAAGTCTCCCCCGAATTGGCCAACGCTTTCGGTCAACACCTGCTGGCCGAGGAGCTGAACCGAAAAATCGCACAGGAGGTGCACCATGACTAA
- a CDS encoding toxin co-regulated pilus biosynthesis Q family protein: MRRVVGGLVLAMFLAGTGWAQAPEPAKAERVREKTVCLDLLRKLERKMEGGVGFYVDAKTLECVRKYGDWRNILRENEAASPASTALSRAEPVSEEPSVPPAENRFTEDTESVVSSVPGREAASLNETSPSGESWVSPEGSPEVVQDPFQEILARLADLEERSVGTCEQAVEEIRRLRQEIAEMKRSSVSSGVSASVPVTGACVVTVHLKRGLLSENVKRILAGYGWRTPPGWWATDKDYEVEADSEIRGRDLYDVIQKILERRGLRAIFYLAGRSVRVVEAASK; encoded by the coding sequence ATGCGCAGGGTTGTAGGGGGTTTGGTGTTGGCGATGTTTTTGGCGGGGACGGGTTGGGCTCAGGCGCCGGAGCCTGCGAAGGCGGAAAGGGTGAGGGAAAAGACGGTGTGTTTGGATTTGTTGCGCAAGCTGGAGCGCAAGATGGAAGGGGGGGTGGGATTTTATGTGGATGCGAAGACGTTGGAGTGTGTTCGGAAGTATGGTGACTGGCGCAACATATTGAGGGAAAACGAAGCGGCTTCCCCGGCATCTACAGCATTGTCGCGTGCGGAACCCGTTTCGGAGGAGCCATCTGTTCCTCCCGCTGAGAACCGGTTTACTGAAGACACGGAGTCCGTTGTGTCTTCGGTTCCCGGGCGGGAGGCAGCGTCTTTGAACGAGACATCCCCTTCGGGGGAGTCTTGGGTATCTCCGGAGGGTTCCCCGGAGGTTGTGCAGGATCCCTTCCAGGAAATTCTGGCTCGGTTGGCGGATTTAGAGGAAAGAAGCGTAGGGACATGTGAGCAGGCGGTAGAAGAGATACGCAGGTTACGTCAGGAGATTGCGGAGATGAAGAGGTCATCCGTGTCGTCCGGTGTTTCCGCGAGTGTTCCTGTTACGGGGGCTTGCGTTGTGACGGTTCACTTGAAGCGGGGGCTTTTGTCGGAGAATGTGAAGCGGATACTGGCGGGTTACGGTTGGCGCACGCCGCCTGGTTGGTGGGCCACGGACAAGGATTACGAGGTGGAGGCGGACAGCGAGATCCGGGGACGGGACTTGTATGATGTGATTCAGAAGATACTGGAGCGGCGTGGGCTTAGGGCGATATTTTACCTGGCCGGGCGATCCGTACGTGTAGTGGAAGCGGCTTCGAAGTAG